A stretch of the Streptococcus himalayensis genome encodes the following:
- a CDS encoding DNA internalization-related competence protein ComEC/Rec2: MLQWIKKCPIPLIYLTVLLVWLYYAIYQGSVLAWGGFGFSMLLLWVRYAGKQAVYVCMILVFFACLFSYRSRTMERGMELNPPSPREILLLPDTIKVNGDSLSFRGKSQGQLFQAFYKLQTEQEKQRFQAQSDLLRLEIEGELSQAEGRRNFAGFDYREYLKTQGIYRTLTIEHITSVQPVKTWNVLDKLSSWRRAAVVFIKQTFPQPMSNYMTGLLFGHLDTDFEEMNDLYSSLGIIHLFALSGMQVGFFMDGFRKLLLRLGLKMETVTVIQYPFSLLYAGLTGFSVSVVRSLLQKLWGQAGVKGLDNFALTMMTLSLLMPNFLLTAGGILSCAYSFLLSMIDTDGLSSFKKICYESAMISIGMLPILLFFFGEFQPWSIPLTFFFSFIFDVLLLPGLSLIFLLAPLVAIAQVNPLFQLLEQIIRWVGSLTSHPLVLGQPSPILLLALLLFLAIFADKRQEKAWKMGLLGMITLLFFICKHPLENEVTIVDIGQGDSIFLRDMTGRNILIDVGGRVEVGKKENWQQRVSVPNAERTLIPYLKSRGVGCVDKLVLTHTDTDHMGDMLVVAKALSIREVYVSKGSLTKQDFVEKLDQLGVRIHVVEIGDRLPIMGGYLEVLYPSGVGDGGNNDSIVLYGELLKTRFLFTGDLETEGEEEMMARFPNLRVDVLKAGHHGSKGSSSPAFLDQIKPQLALISAGKKNRYKHPHQETLDRFDERQIKVLRTDEQGAIRFTGWSEWKIETVR; the protein is encoded by the coding sequence ATGTTACAGTGGATTAAGAAATGCCCGATTCCCCTGATTTATCTGACGGTTCTCTTGGTTTGGCTCTACTATGCGATTTACCAAGGCTCAGTGCTTGCTTGGGGCGGCTTTGGTTTTTCAATGTTGCTTCTTTGGGTTCGTTATGCTGGCAAACAGGCTGTTTATGTTTGCATGATATTAGTGTTCTTTGCTTGTCTGTTTAGCTACCGAAGCCGAACCATGGAGCGGGGGATGGAGCTTAATCCGCCGAGCCCAAGGGAAATTCTACTCTTGCCAGATACTATCAAGGTGAATGGGGATTCTCTATCCTTTCGAGGAAAAAGTCAGGGACAACTATTTCAAGCCTTTTATAAACTACAAACTGAGCAAGAAAAGCAGCGTTTTCAAGCCCAGTCTGATCTTCTACGCTTGGAGATAGAAGGAGAACTAAGTCAGGCAGAAGGACGGCGTAATTTTGCTGGATTTGATTACCGAGAATACTTGAAAACACAAGGAATTTACCGTACCTTGACCATTGAGCACATCACGTCTGTTCAGCCTGTGAAAACTTGGAATGTTTTGGATAAGCTCTCTAGTTGGCGGAGAGCTGCAGTCGTCTTTATCAAACAGACCTTTCCTCAGCCCATGTCAAACTATATGACGGGTCTCTTATTTGGTCATTTGGATACGGATTTTGAGGAGATGAATGATCTCTACTCAAGTTTAGGGATTATTCATTTATTTGCCTTATCTGGCATGCAGGTTGGATTTTTCATGGATGGTTTTCGAAAACTTTTGCTCCGACTGGGCTTGAAAATGGAAACCGTCACGGTCATCCAGTATCCATTTTCCTTGCTTTATGCGGGACTGACAGGTTTTTCTGTGTCTGTGGTTCGCAGTTTACTCCAAAAATTATGGGGGCAGGCTGGGGTGAAGGGCTTGGATAATTTTGCCCTGACCATGATGACTTTGAGTCTTCTCATGCCCAATTTCTTGCTGACGGCTGGAGGAATTTTATCCTGCGCCTATTCTTTCTTGCTCAGTATGATAGATACGGATGGTTTATCTTCTTTTAAGAAAATTTGCTATGAAAGTGCGATGATTTCCATCGGAATGTTACCTATTTTGCTCTTTTTCTTTGGGGAATTTCAACCCTGGTCCATCCCTTTGACCTTTTTCTTTTCCTTTATTTTTGACGTTTTGCTCTTGCCAGGGCTTAGTTTGATTTTTCTTCTTGCCCCTTTGGTCGCGATTGCGCAGGTCAATCCGCTCTTTCAGCTCTTGGAGCAGATCATTCGTTGGGTAGGAAGTCTGACTTCTCATCCCCTGGTTTTGGGGCAGCCGAGTCCTATCTTGCTCCTTGCTCTACTGCTTTTCCTTGCGATTTTTGCTGATAAACGGCAAGAAAAAGCTTGGAAGATGGGGTTACTTGGGATGATTACTCTTTTGTTTTTTATCTGTAAACATCCTCTAGAAAATGAAGTGACCATTGTGGATATCGGGCAGGGGGATAGTATCTTTTTGCGTGATATGACAGGAAGAAATATATTGATTGATGTTGGTGGGCGAGTTGAAGTTGGTAAGAAAGAGAATTGGCAACAGCGGGTGAGTGTGCCTAATGCGGAGAGGACCTTGATTCCCTATCTAAAAAGCCGCGGAGTTGGGTGTGTGGATAAGTTGGTGCTCACCCATACCGATACAGACCACATGGGAGATATGCTAGTGGTGGCAAAAGCTCTATCTATCCGAGAGGTTTATGTGTCAAAAGGAAGTTTAACCAAGCAAGACTTTGTTGAAAAACTAGACCAGTTGGGTGTACGAATTCATGTCGTAGAAATTGGAGACCGTTTACCGATTATGGGCGGATATCTAGAGGTGCTATACCCAAGTGGTGTGGGTGACGGTGGCAATAATGACTCCATCGTCTTATATGGGGAGTTGCTCAAGACTAGATTTCTATTTACAGGAGATTTGGAGACAGAAGGAGAAGAGGAGATGATGGCTAGATTTCCAAATCTTCGGGTCGACGTCTTAAAGGCAGGACACCATGGCTCTAAAGGCAGCTCAAGTCCGGCATTTCTAGACCAGATAAAGCCTCAGTTGGCCTTGATTTCCGCGGGAAAGAAAAATCGCTACAAACATCCGCACCAAGAAACCCTAGATCGATTTGATGAACGTCAGATAAAGGTTTTGAGAACAGATGAACAAGGAGCCATTCGCTTTACAGGCTGGTCAGAATGGAAAATCGAAACCGTTCGCTAA
- a CDS encoding 2'-5' RNA ligase family protein encodes MYAVITIFDEETNQKIHGIWDGLAKEHISTYGFQVPNRRPHITLASFEKVPDMQYFSEQLAKFCAGQTVVELQLSLLGTFLDSRVLGLFPVVTDELYDLHRNIHQLLSEFKNENSLYRPGKWVPHCTLVNHEKEADLEQAYTYCRTHFSSFSGQLTEMIVLQFHTSQKIEEIYRFPLCQH; translated from the coding sequence ATGTATGCAGTAATTACCATTTTTGATGAAGAAACCAATCAAAAAATTCACGGTATCTGGGACGGTTTGGCTAAAGAGCATATTTCGACCTACGGTTTTCAAGTGCCAAATCGTAGGCCTCATATCACCTTGGCAAGTTTTGAAAAGGTGCCAGATATGCAGTATTTTTCAGAGCAGTTGGCTAAATTTTGTGCTGGACAGACAGTGGTAGAACTGCAATTATCGCTATTGGGGACTTTCTTGGATAGTCGTGTCCTCGGATTATTTCCAGTTGTAACGGATGAGTTGTATGACTTGCACCGAAATATCCATCAACTATTATCAGAGTTTAAAAATGAAAATTCTTTGTATCGACCTGGGAAATGGGTTCCTCATTGTACGTTGGTGAACCATGAGAAGGAAGCTGATTTGGAGCAAGCCTATACTTATTGCCGCACTCACTTCTCATCATTTTCTGGTCAATTAACAGAGATGATTGTACTTCAATTTCATACGTCTCAGAAAATCGAAGAGATTTATCGATTTCCCCTATGTCAACATTAG
- a CDS encoding GDSL-type esterase/lipase family protein encodes MKIQITGDSLAARYEGHGSPILNELLTKKCGELEIVNTAISGQNSQDLLDRKRLIQQAGGDFLFIFVGSNDLARHKPIDRATFSSNLYQLIDGLHEWVDEIVLVSPPPVDEQKQAFRDNDLIMSYVRVMEAVAKEKSCQLVNIFRMFSENEVPLAELMKGLADDGLHFGEVGYQLVTEAMLALINSRQSKENLV; translated from the coding sequence ATGAAAATTCAGATTACAGGTGATAGCCTAGCAGCGAGATATGAAGGGCATGGAAGTCCGATTTTAAATGAGTTGTTGACTAAAAAATGTGGGGAGTTAGAGATTGTCAATACTGCCATCTCAGGGCAAAATAGTCAGGATTTGCTGGATAGAAAAAGGCTTATCCAGCAAGCAGGTGGTGATTTTCTATTTATATTTGTAGGGAGCAATGACCTTGCTCGGCATAAGCCGATTGATCGAGCTACGTTTTCTAGTAATCTTTATCAATTGATAGATGGTTTGCATGAGTGGGTGGATGAGATTGTCCTTGTCTCTCCGCCTCCTGTCGATGAACAAAAACAAGCCTTTCGAGATAATGACTTGATTATGAGCTATGTTCGTGTCATGGAGGCCGTTGCGAAAGAAAAATCATGTCAGTTGGTTAATATTTTTCGAATGTTTTCAGAAAATGAAGTTCCACTGGCTGAGCTGATGAAAGGTTTGGCAGATGATGGGCTCCATTTTGGAGAGGTCGGCTATCAATTGGTGACGGAGGCTATGCTTGCTTTGATAAATAGTCGCCAATCGAAGGAAAATTTGGTATGA
- a CDS encoding helix-hairpin-helix domain-containing protein, with protein MEKIMETIKEYKIVAAFVCLGVAIGGFFLFQTPTESSSSAQSLAQEVLVSSEEPKKETEEMVKAEPVEEPTLLTVDVKGAVQHPGIYELKKESRVNDAIQAAGGLTAEAESKSVNLAQKLTDEAVIYVAKLGEEAPVVTTQAQVGNSQATGASSDASGKVNLNTADLATLQTISGIGQKRAQDILDYRESNGKFKSVEELKNVSGIGAKTLEKLKAYVTVD; from the coding sequence ATGGAAAAGATCATGGAAACCATAAAAGAATACAAGATTGTTGCAGCATTTGTCTGTTTAGGGGTGGCGATTGGGGGATTTTTCCTCTTCCAAACGCCGACAGAAAGTAGCTCTAGTGCTCAGAGTCTGGCTCAAGAAGTCTTGGTCTCCTCAGAAGAGCCAAAAAAAGAAACAGAGGAGATGGTCAAAGCGGAGCCTGTTGAAGAACCAACGCTACTGACTGTGGATGTCAAGGGAGCTGTTCAACATCCTGGTATTTATGAGTTGAAAAAGGAGAGTCGGGTCAACGATGCGATTCAAGCAGCTGGTGGGTTGACCGCAGAGGCTGAGAGCAAGTCCGTCAATCTTGCACAAAAGTTAACTGATGAAGCAGTGATTTATGTGGCAAAGCTTGGAGAGGAAGCACCAGTTGTGACCACTCAAGCTCAAGTAGGGAATAGCCAAGCAACTGGAGCTAGCTCAGATGCATCTGGCAAGGTCAATCTTAATACAGCTGACTTAGCGACCCTACAAACCATTTCAGGAATTGGACAAAAGCGTGCCCAGGATATTTTAGACTATCGTGAAAGCAATGGCAAATTCAAATCTGTGGAAGAGTTGAAAAATGTTTCTGGCATTGGGGCAAAGACCCTAGAAAAATTAAAGGCCTATGTTACAGTGGATTAA
- a CDS encoding dihydroorotase: MLLIKNGRVMDPKTGFDQVCDVLVKDKKIVQIAKNIDAEASRVVDATGMVVAPGLIDIHVHFREPGQTHKEDIHTGALSAAAGGFTRVVMMANTNPTISTVETLKEVLASAEREDIHIHSVATITENFDGQHLTDFEVLLKAGAAGFSDDGIPLTSSRVVREALEKAKKLGTFISLHEEDPELNGILGLNEEIARKHFHICGATGVAEYSMVARDVMIAYATKAPVHIQHLSKEESVKVVEFAQQLGAQVTAEVAPQHFSKTESLLLTQGSNAKMNPPLRLESDRLAVIEGLKSGVISIIATDHAPHHRDEKNVADITQAPSGMTGLETSLSLGLTHLVQAGHLTLMELLEKMTVNPAKLYQFDAGYLAENGPADLTIFAPDAERTVAPDFQSKASNSPFVGEELVGQVYYTICDGKIIYEWE; this comes from the coding sequence ATGTTACTTATCAAAAATGGTCGGGTGATGGACCCTAAAACAGGATTTGATCAGGTGTGTGATGTCTTGGTTAAAGACAAGAAGATCGTGCAAATTGCAAAGAATATTGACGCAGAAGCAAGCCGCGTTGTGGATGCAACAGGCATGGTTGTGGCTCCTGGTTTGATTGATATTCATGTGCATTTTAGAGAGCCAGGGCAAACACACAAGGAAGATATTCATACAGGAGCGCTGTCTGCAGCTGCTGGTGGCTTTACGCGTGTGGTCATGATGGCCAATACCAATCCAACCATTTCTACGGTTGAAACCTTGAAAGAGGTACTAGCCTCTGCCGAGCGTGAAGATATTCATATTCATTCGGTAGCGACCATTACGGAGAATTTTGATGGACAGCACTTGACGGACTTTGAGGTCTTATTGAAAGCAGGGGCAGCTGGCTTTTCAGATGACGGCATTCCCTTGACCAGTAGTCGTGTGGTCCGTGAGGCTCTGGAGAAGGCGAAAAAATTAGGGACCTTTATTAGTCTCCATGAAGAAGATCCAGAATTAAATGGTATTTTAGGGCTTAATGAAGAAATTGCCCGCAAGCATTTTCATATTTGTGGTGCAACAGGTGTAGCAGAATATAGCATGGTGGCGCGTGATGTCATGATTGCCTATGCCACTAAAGCACCTGTCCACATTCAGCATTTGTCCAAGGAAGAAAGTGTCAAGGTAGTCGAATTTGCCCAGCAATTAGGGGCGCAAGTCACGGCAGAAGTAGCACCGCAGCATTTTTCTAAAACGGAAAGCCTACTTTTGACACAAGGCAGCAATGCCAAGATGAATCCGCCTTTACGCTTGGAATCAGACCGCTTGGCAGTCATTGAGGGCTTGAAATCTGGTGTTATTTCGATTATTGCAACAGACCACGCCCCTCATCATCGGGATGAGAAAAATGTAGCTGATATTACCCAGGCTCCGTCTGGTATGACAGGTCTTGAGACCTCTCTATCGCTTGGTTTGACCCATTTGGTTCAGGCAGGTCACTTGACTTTGATGGAGTTATTGGAAAAAATGACAGTGAATCCTGCTAAGCTTTATCAGTTTGATGCAGGATATTTGGCAGAAAATGGACCAGCAGATCTGACGATTTTTGCTCCAGATGCGGAACGAACCGTTGCGCCTGATTTTCAATCTAAGGCTAGCAATTCGCCATTTGTTGGAGAGGAGTTAGTCGGTCAAGTCTACTACACGATTTGTGATGGGAAGATTATCTACGAATGGGAATAA
- a CDS encoding NUDIX hydrolase yields MVKLATICYLDNGKEWLMLHRNKKENDVHAGKWIGVGGKLEAGETPQECAVREIFEETGLRAKPVLKGIITFPEFTPGHDWYTYVFKATEFEGELRDCDEGTLEWVPYEEVLDKPTWEGDRTFISWLLDDKPFFSAKFSYKGEELVDSQVDFYE; encoded by the coding sequence ATGGTAAAATTAGCGACAATTTGTTATCTCGACAACGGAAAAGAATGGCTCATGTTGCACCGCAACAAAAAAGAAAATGATGTTCATGCCGGCAAATGGATTGGCGTTGGCGGCAAGCTAGAAGCAGGTGAAACTCCGCAAGAATGTGCTGTGAGAGAAATTTTTGAAGAAACAGGTCTGCGTGCGAAGCCCGTCTTAAAGGGGATTATTACCTTTCCAGAATTTACGCCAGGTCATGACTGGTATACTTATGTCTTTAAGGCAACAGAGTTTGAGGGTGAGTTGAGGGATTGTGACGAAGGAACGCTTGAATGGGTCCCTTATGAGGAAGTGTTAGATAAGCCGACTTGGGAGGGGGATCGTACCTTTATTTCTTGGTTACTAGATGACAAACCGTTCTTTTCTGCTAAATTTAGCTACAAGGGTGAGGAGCTGGTAGACAGTCAGGTGGATTTTTATGAATAG
- a CDS encoding uracil-DNA glycosylase, producing the protein MDHSTWHELIKQQLPEGYFGKINQFLDFVYGQGVVYPPREQVFTAIQTTALEDVKVVILGQDPYHGPKQAQGLSFSVPNDLPAPPSLQNILKELADDVGEKVQHDLTPWAEQGVLLLNASLTVPAGQANGHAGQIWEPFTDAIIKVVNQKERPVVFILWGSYARKKKSLVTNPQHFVIESAHPSPLSAYRGFFGSKPFSRTNQFLESKGLAPIDWLL; encoded by the coding sequence ATGGACCATTCGACCTGGCATGAATTAATCAAACAGCAGCTCCCTGAAGGGTATTTCGGGAAAATCAATCAATTTTTGGATTTTGTCTATGGACAAGGAGTGGTGTATCCGCCGAGGGAACAAGTGTTTACTGCCATTCAGACCACAGCTTTAGAAGATGTAAAAGTGGTTATCTTGGGGCAAGATCCCTATCATGGTCCTAAGCAGGCACAGGGCTTGAGCTTTTCCGTACCCAATGATTTACCTGCACCACCCTCTCTACAAAATATCTTAAAAGAACTGGCAGATGATGTGGGTGAAAAAGTCCAGCACGATTTAACACCCTGGGCGGAACAAGGTGTCTTGCTTCTGAATGCTAGTTTGACCGTTCCAGCTGGACAGGCCAATGGCCATGCGGGCCAAATCTGGGAGCCCTTTACGGATGCCATTATCAAGGTGGTCAATCAAAAGGAAAGACCTGTTGTCTTTATTCTTTGGGGGTCTTATGCACGTAAGAAAAAGTCTTTAGTGACCAATCCTCAGCATTTTGTTATTGAATCAGCTCATCCCAGTCCCTTGTCTGCTTATCGTGGCTTTTTTGGCAGCAAGCCCTTTTCACGAACCAATCAGTTTTTAGAGAGTAAGGGGCTTGCACCTATTGATTGGCTTTTATAG
- the nt5e gene encoding cell surface ecto-5'-nucleotidase Nt5e produces MKKKSIMFSLASTALLAPALLANHVLADGTTADEMPPVSRTEITANPATVETDKDVVILHTNDVHGRIVEEKNRNGETTVIGDAKLAAVLEEESAKTDQHTLVVDAGDAFQGLPISNSSKGEERAKILNEMNYDAMAVGNHEFDFGLGEVKKYKEILNFPLLSTNTYINGARLFEAYTIVDKDKTVKGDEFVVIGVTTPETATKTHPKNVEGVEFRDPVDEVNKVIAEIEAKAAAVGAEYKNYVILAHLGVDSTTPVAWRGSTLAEALAANEVLKGKRVVVIDGHSHTVESKPYGTNVTYNQTGSYLHNVGKVTYKTKDLLGNPTQITAKSVTNTVPNAKIEALVKQIKDKYDAENAKVVVENSPVELSGDRENVRVRETNLGNIVADALYDYGQTGFAHKSHLAVTNGGGLRETIAKDKPITKGSIIAVLPFGNIISQITVTGQNIQDMFTKSLGSILQVDQDGKPVLDQNGQPLLEASGGFLQISGAKVYYDTNLPAEKRVLGIEIKDPETGKYEPLDLTKTYYLATNDFLAAGGDGYTMLGGAREEGPSMDEVFADFLKTAKLEDYADVNPNRRTISISQADYEKMLQQGKDENPNEDLPNPGGVELPSRRNRGPVAKPAVYGAQANQMTYAAPKASALATATATAKSSSKNALPETGSKDSALLSIFGASLALLGLAGMKKTEDK; encoded by the coding sequence ATGAAAAAGAAATCTATCATGTTTTCGCTTGCGTCGACTGCTTTATTGGCGCCAGCTCTTCTAGCGAACCATGTGCTAGCAGATGGGACTACTGCTGACGAGATGCCCCCAGTATCGCGCACAGAAATTACAGCTAATCCAGCAACAGTAGAAACGGATAAGGATGTGGTTATTCTTCATACCAATGACGTTCATGGACGGATTGTCGAAGAAAAAAATCGAAACGGTGAAACGACGGTTATCGGAGATGCTAAGTTGGCCGCTGTTTTGGAAGAAGAGTCTGCAAAAACAGACCAACACACCTTGGTGGTAGATGCAGGAGATGCCTTCCAAGGCTTGCCAATCTCCAATAGTTCAAAAGGGGAAGAACGGGCGAAAATCCTCAATGAAATGAACTATGATGCCATGGCCGTTGGGAACCATGAGTTTGACTTTGGTTTGGGTGAAGTGAAAAAATACAAGGAAATCTTGAATTTCCCACTGTTGAGTACCAATACTTATATCAATGGAGCACGTTTATTTGAAGCCTATACGATTGTCGACAAGGATAAGACGGTTAAAGGTGATGAATTTGTGGTCATTGGGGTGACAACTCCAGAAACAGCGACCAAAACACATCCAAAAAATGTCGAAGGGGTAGAATTCAGAGATCCTGTTGATGAAGTGAATAAGGTGATTGCAGAGATTGAAGCCAAGGCTGCAGCAGTTGGAGCAGAATATAAAAATTATGTGATTTTGGCTCACTTAGGAGTGGATAGCACAACTCCTGTTGCTTGGCGTGGTTCTACCTTGGCAGAAGCTTTGGCGGCCAATGAAGTCCTAAAAGGCAAACGTGTTGTGGTTATTGATGGTCACTCCCATACAGTCGAATCAAAACCTTATGGCACAAATGTGACCTATAATCAAACCGGAAGCTACCTCCACAATGTTGGGAAAGTAACCTATAAGACGAAAGATTTATTGGGAAATCCAACACAAATTACCGCTAAATCTGTAACGAATACAGTTCCAAATGCAAAAATTGAAGCCTTGGTTAAACAAATCAAGGACAAATATGATGCAGAAAATGCGAAGGTTGTTGTGGAAAATAGCCCAGTAGAGCTTAGCGGCGATCGTGAAAATGTTCGTGTTCGGGAAACAAACCTTGGAAATATCGTAGCAGATGCTCTGTATGACTATGGACAAACAGGCTTTGCCCACAAATCTCACTTGGCTGTGACAAATGGTGGAGGTTTGCGTGAAACGATTGCCAAGGATAAACCGATTACCAAGGGAAGCATCATCGCGGTATTGCCATTTGGAAATATCATTTCTCAAATTACCGTTACGGGCCAAAACATTCAGGATATGTTTACCAAATCACTTGGTTCCATCCTTCAAGTAGACCAAGATGGCAAGCCTGTCCTTGATCAGAACGGTCAGCCCCTCCTTGAGGCAAGTGGTGGTTTCCTCCAAATTTCTGGTGCAAAAGTTTACTATGATACCAACTTGCCAGCTGAAAAGCGTGTCTTAGGCATTGAAATCAAGGATCCAGAAACAGGCAAATACGAACCGCTAGACTTGACGAAGACTTACTATCTTGCGACCAATGATTTCTTGGCTGCTGGAGGCGATGGCTATACCATGCTCGGTGGTGCGCGTGAGGAAGGTCCATCCATGGATGAGGTTTTTGCAGATTTCTTGAAAACTGCGAAATTAGAAGACTATGCAGACGTCAATCCAAATAGAAGAACCATTTCTATCAGCCAAGCTGATTACGAAAAAATGCTTCAACAAGGAAAAGATGAAAATCCTAACGAAGACTTGCCAAATCCAGGAGGTGTTGAACTTCCATCTAGAAGAAATCGTGGACCAGTTGCGAAACCAGCTGTCTATGGTGCACAGGCTAATCAAATGACCTATGCAGCGCCAAAAGCGTCTGCTCTAGCTACAGCTACAGCAACTGCAAAATCAAGTAGCAAAAATGCACTTCCAGAGACTGGAAGCAAGGATTCAGCCCTTCTTTCCATCTTTGGAGCAAGCCTTGCCCTCCTTGGTTTAGCAGGTATGAAGAAAACAGAAGACAAGTAA